A single region of the Winslowiella toletana genome encodes:
- the bioD gene encoding dethiobiotin synthase — MLSRLFVTGTDTSVGKTVVSRALLQKLAIAYPRVAGYKPVAKSCQQTEEGLRNKDALILQASSTVELPYQAINPVTLQEDEISIHREHPISYSQLSAGLHYLCDQADVVVVEGTGGWRSLMNDLRPLSAWVVQEKLPVVMVVGIQSGCISQALLTAEAIINDGLPLLGWVANRINPGLAHYAEIIDVLGDKIPAPLLGELPYLPRAEQRELAKYIDLSVVKS; from the coding sequence ATGTTGAGTCGTCTATTTGTAACCGGAACCGATACTTCTGTCGGTAAAACCGTGGTTTCACGCGCACTGTTGCAAAAGCTGGCGATCGCGTATCCCCGTGTTGCCGGCTATAAGCCGGTCGCTAAAAGCTGCCAGCAAACAGAAGAGGGATTACGCAATAAAGATGCGCTTATTTTGCAGGCATCTTCAACCGTTGAATTACCCTATCAGGCCATTAACCCAGTCACCTTGCAGGAAGATGAGATCAGCATCCATCGCGAACATCCGATCAGTTACAGCCAGCTCAGTGCCGGTTTACACTATTTATGCGACCAGGCGGATGTGGTGGTGGTTGAAGGCACTGGCGGCTGGCGCAGTTTAATGAATGATTTGCGTCCACTTTCAGCATGGGTAGTGCAGGAAAAACTGCCGGTGGTGATGGTTGTAGGGATACAGTCCGGCTGCATCAGTCAGGCGCTGCTGACCGCCGAAGCGATAATAAATGATGGCTTACCCTTATTAGGCTGGGTAGCAAACCGTATCAATCCTGGCCTGGCTCACTATGCCGAAATTATTGATGTTCTGGGCGATAAAATCCCGGCACCGTTACTGGGTGAGTTGCCTTATTTGCCGCGTGCCGAGCAGCGCGAGCTGGCGAAATATATCGATCTCTCGGTGGTGAAAAGCTGA
- a CDS encoding glycine betaine ABC transporter substrate-binding protein has product MANANRLTRWVRHTALALGASLAISSAASAAPIVMATKSFTEQHIVSALATMWLKKKGFDIEPKTNIATTITRNAMLSKQVDMTWEYTGTSLIIFNHIEQRMSPEEAWQTVKKLDGEKGLIWLNPAPMNNTYAFAMKRDRAEKEQIETISQLVAKVEQVRKTDPENNWMLGLDLEFAGRSDGLKPLQKAYGLELDRPQIRQMDPGLVYNAIRDGFVDAGLVYTTDGRVKGFELKVLKDDKGYFPSYALTPVVRKETLDAHPGLAEALNQLSPLITDDAITEMNKRVDIDHQSPQQVARDFLKSNGLL; this is encoded by the coding sequence ATGGCAAATGCCAACAGATTAACCCGCTGGGTCCGTCATACCGCCCTCGCCCTTGGCGCTTCGCTGGCAATAAGCAGCGCTGCGTCAGCCGCGCCTATCGTTATGGCTACTAAAAGCTTTACCGAACAGCACATTGTATCGGCGTTGGCGACGATGTGGCTGAAGAAGAAGGGCTTTGATATTGAGCCAAAAACCAATATTGCGACCACTATTACGCGTAATGCGATGCTGAGTAAACAGGTTGATATGACCTGGGAATATACCGGCACTTCACTGATTATTTTCAATCATATTGAACAGCGCATGTCTCCTGAAGAGGCCTGGCAAACGGTGAAAAAACTGGACGGCGAGAAAGGACTGATCTGGCTGAATCCGGCGCCAATGAATAATACCTACGCCTTCGCGATGAAGCGCGACCGTGCGGAAAAAGAGCAGATTGAAACGATATCGCAGCTGGTGGCGAAAGTTGAGCAGGTGCGCAAAACCGATCCGGAAAACAACTGGATGCTGGGGCTGGATCTGGAATTTGCCGGACGCTCTGACGGCCTGAAACCGCTGCAAAAAGCCTATGGACTGGAGCTGGATCGTCCGCAGATCCGTCAGATGGACCCCGGACTGGTATATAACGCCATTCGCGATGGCTTTGTCGATGCCGGTCTGGTGTATACCACTGATGGCCGGGTTAAGGGTTTCGAGCTGAAAGTACTGAAGGACGATAAAGGCTATTTCCCAAGCTATGCCCTGACGCCGGTGGTGCGTAAAGAGACGCTGGATGCGCATCCGGGTCTGGCGGAGGCACTTAATCAGCTGTCACCGCTGATCACTGATGATGCCATTACCGAAATGAATAAGCGTGTTGATATCGACCATCAATCTCCGCAGCAAGTTGCGCGCGATTTTCTGAAATCCAACGGCCTGCTTTAA
- a CDS encoding RHS repeat-associated core domain-containing protein has protein sequence MNGNISGFNGLRIDPVSGNYHPGNGYRSYSPILMRFSAPDSWSPFGAGGINTYSYCAGDPINRSDPSGHFSWQSALGIGMGILGIIGTLFTGGAALIAAGGLEAAMISASASAMLVGTSGTVADISGILSITSAGTHPRAASALGWLSFASGLLSLGAGLLAGVGRSATRAEDEGVSTALHYSLAWTEPGENLLEADSASASQRLSKEQARAWIDDGKNFAHKITGYKITSRDLNNRRNLFGNKFKPNKWTFVNNYRREQNVPYYASDVTRYQYERIATENNFIGRMPETIVRSGVSNQITLEMTEGKAGRELFDVFFKTPNGKSTQHIMKDFGLTAYAVERLEIPDDDAGHEAGSTFDFIIRLNPLS, from the coding sequence ATGAACGGCAATATTTCAGGTTTTAATGGTCTGCGCATCGATCCCGTCAGCGGAAATTATCATCCGGGCAATGGCTATCGCAGTTACAGTCCAATACTTATGCGCTTTAGCGCACCGGATAGCTGGAGCCCGTTTGGTGCAGGTGGAATCAATACTTACAGTTATTGCGCCGGTGACCCGATCAACCGTAGCGATCCATCAGGCCATTTCAGCTGGCAATCCGCACTCGGTATTGGCATGGGCATTCTGGGAATTATCGGCACGCTGTTTACCGGTGGTGCTGCGCTGATTGCCGCCGGGGGGCTGGAGGCTGCAATGATCAGTGCCTCCGCCAGCGCCATGCTGGTCGGCACCTCAGGGACAGTAGCCGATATCAGCGGTATTCTCAGTATCACCAGTGCCGGAACTCATCCACGTGCCGCATCGGCGCTGGGCTGGCTCAGTTTTGCCAGTGGTTTGCTCTCGCTTGGGGCGGGTTTGCTGGCCGGGGTTGGCCGCTCAGCAACGCGTGCTGAGGATGAGGGGGTATCAACAGCACTACATTATTCTCTGGCCTGGACAGAGCCTGGTGAGAATCTATTGGAAGCCGATTCGGCATCTGCCAGTCAAAGGCTGTCGAAGGAACAGGCCCGAGCATGGATTGATGACGGAAAAAACTTTGCGCATAAAATAACCGGATACAAGATAACGTCACGAGACCTTAATAACAGGCGTAATTTATTTGGCAATAAATTCAAACCCAATAAATGGACCTTTGTAAACAATTACAGGCGAGAGCAAAATGTACCTTATTATGCCAGTGATGTAACAAGATACCAGTATGAAAGAATAGCAACAGAAAATAACTTTATCGGCAGGATGCCTGAAACTATTGTCCGAAGTGGAGTTTCTAACCAAATAACTCTGGAAATGACGGAGGGCAAAGCAGGGCGGGAATTATTTGATGTTTTTTTTAAAACGCCAAATGGAAAATCAACTCAGCATATTATGAAAGATTTCGGCTTAACCGCTTATGCAGTTGAACGCCTCGAAATACCAGATGATGATGCGGGTCATGAAGCAGGAAGCACTTTCGATTTTATTATCAGACTGAACCCGTTGAGTTAG
- the tus gene encoding DNA replication terminus site-binding protein: MNHYDAVAALHQCVNQLEAELSQLQQQLQSLRLLTARVFNLPPVVKGKEHDAVTRIEVTQQLGAEALRSGLEHYCRLFMQHQSEQLSTKAAVRLPGALCFQADDEQSALLQQQVARVNNLKQRLEQIVTVESGVESEERFEFVHTHLRGFITLNAYRAITLLDAPDSVRFGWANKHIIKNLTRSEVLEKLERSLKSGRAIAPWTREQWAEKVQEEIAMINDLPADARLKIKRPVKVQPIARIWNSQQQKQTQLACSSPLLVLCADKNQVPTLGELLNYDAERIKHRYKPQAEKLFAVIPRLHLFSDRLV; the protein is encoded by the coding sequence ATGAATCATTACGATGCTGTAGCAGCGCTGCATCAATGCGTGAATCAGCTGGAAGCTGAACTGAGTCAGTTACAGCAGCAGCTACAATCACTGCGCTTGTTGACTGCACGGGTGTTTAACTTGCCTCCCGTAGTGAAGGGAAAGGAACATGATGCCGTTACCAGGATTGAGGTGACCCAACAACTCGGCGCGGAAGCACTTCGTTCAGGGCTTGAACACTATTGCCGGCTGTTTATGCAGCATCAGTCGGAGCAGCTAAGCACGAAAGCTGCGGTTCGCCTGCCCGGCGCGCTCTGTTTTCAGGCGGATGACGAACAGTCTGCCCTGCTCCAGCAGCAGGTCGCGCGGGTTAATAACCTGAAGCAGCGACTGGAACAGATTGTTACGGTTGAGTCAGGCGTTGAAAGTGAGGAACGCTTTGAGTTTGTGCATACCCATCTGCGTGGGTTTATCACGCTGAATGCCTATCGTGCTATAACCCTGCTGGATGCACCCGACAGCGTGCGCTTTGGCTGGGCCAATAAACATATCATTAAGAACCTGACGCGGAGCGAAGTGCTGGAAAAACTGGAGCGCAGCCTGAAGTCCGGGCGAGCTATCGCTCCCTGGACGCGTGAACAATGGGCAGAAAAGGTGCAGGAGGAGATCGCAATGATTAACGATCTGCCCGCCGATGCGCGCTTGAAAATCAAACGCCCGGTAAAAGTGCAGCCCATCGCCCGCATCTGGAATAGCCAGCAGCAAAAACAGACCCAACTCGCCTGCTCGTCTCCACTGCTGGTGCTGTGCGCGGATAAAAATCAGGTGCCGACCCTGGGTGAACTGCTTAATTACGATGCCGAACGGATTAAACACCGTTATAAACCGCAGGCGGAAAAGCTGTTTGCTGTTATTCCGCGCCTGCATCTGTTTAGCGATCGACTGGTGTAA
- a CDS encoding RHS repeat-associated core domain-containing protein yields MAYSITGFNRQRTDPVSGCYHPGNGYRAYHPRLMRFNTPDGWSPFNAGGINSYSYCAGDPINRSDPSGHFSWQVALGMSMGILGIIGTLFTGGASLIAAGGIDAAMISASATALLAGTSGTTADISGILSFTTAANNPRASAALGWLSFASGLLSLGAGLLSSGARMPGRSMADTARVSDIRHFEFCYAESAERLSAADNAAASYRQSWQQARSWIADDKNFRHYIINNRIHSQDLHNKSNFFGNKFKSKQWTFINNARLVKEVPYYASDVARYQFEIIAGEKNFIGILPEIIIRKSVSNEFTLATTKGKEGRELFAAFFTTPNGKSTQHIMNAFGLTAFQVERLESEQSVDFIIKLNPQS; encoded by the coding sequence GTGGCATACAGCATTACAGGATTTAATCGCCAGAGAACCGATCCGGTCAGCGGCTGTTACCATCCAGGTAACGGCTATCGTGCGTATCATCCACGGCTGATGCGCTTTAACACGCCGGACGGCTGGAGCCCGTTTAATGCGGGCGGAATCAATTCTTATAGCTATTGCGCAGGTGACCCGATTAACCGCAGCGATCCTTCCGGTCATTTCAGCTGGCAGGTTGCACTCGGTATGAGCATGGGCATTCTGGGGATTATCGGTACGCTGTTTACCGGCGGCGCATCGTTGATTGCCGCTGGCGGTATTGACGCCGCCATGATCAGCGCCTCCGCTACCGCTCTACTGGCCGGAACCTCAGGAACGACAGCCGATATCAGCGGTATTCTTAGTTTCACCACTGCCGCGAATAATCCACGCGCGTCGGCGGCACTCGGTTGGCTCTCTTTTGCCAGCGGGCTGTTATCGCTGGGGGCCGGCTTGCTAAGTAGCGGAGCCAGAATGCCGGGGCGGAGTATGGCTGATACGGCGAGGGTTTCTGACATACGGCATTTTGAGTTTTGCTACGCTGAATCAGCTGAAAGGTTATCAGCCGCTGATAATGCCGCTGCCAGCTATCGCCAGTCCTGGCAACAGGCGCGCAGCTGGATTGCTGATGATAAAAATTTCAGGCATTACATCATTAATAATCGAATACATTCGCAAGACCTTCATAATAAGTCTAATTTTTTTGGTAATAAGTTTAAATCAAAACAATGGACGTTTATCAACAATGCCAGATTAGTCAAAGAAGTCCCTTACTACGCCAGTGATGTGGCAAGATATCAGTTTGAAATAATCGCCGGAGAAAAAAATTTCATTGGCATACTTCCTGAAATAATTATAAGAAAATCAGTTTCTAATGAATTTACCCTGGCAACAACAAAAGGAAAGGAGGGGCGGGAATTATTCGCGGCTTTTTTCACTACGCCAAATGGCAAATCAACTCAGCATATCATGAATGCGTTTGGCTTAACCGCATTTCAGGTTGAGCGTCTGGAATCAGAACAGTCTGTCGATTTTATTATCAAACTTAATCCACAGTCGTAG
- the osmV gene encoding osmoprotectant ABC transporter ATP-binding protein OsmV gives MIKLENLTKQFTQKNGTTFNAVDNVSLNVPEGEMCVLLGPSGCGKTTTLKMINRLIPSTSGKILINGEDTSNLDTTTLRRNIGYVIQQIGLFPNMTIEENITVVPRMLGWDKKRCQQRATDLMSMVALDPKKFLHRYPKEMSGGQQQRIGVIRALAADPPVLLMDEPFGAVDPINREVIQNEFLEMQRQLKKTVMLVSHDIDEALKLGDRIAVFGQGKIVQCASPDELLAKPANEFVGSFVGQDRTLKRLLLVQAGDVTDQQPTITAQKSTPLSQAFGTMDDNDMRSITVVDDDGKPLGFVKRREARGATGVCADMLHQFSVTGRAEENLRVVLSKLYEHNSVWMPIVDEDGRYSGEISQDYIADYLSSGRTRRALNQG, from the coding sequence ATGATAAAACTGGAAAATCTCACTAAACAATTTACCCAGAAAAACGGTACGACGTTTAACGCCGTGGATAATGTCAGCCTGAATGTACCGGAAGGTGAAATGTGCGTGCTGCTCGGCCCTTCTGGCTGCGGTAAAACTACCACGCTCAAAATGATCAACCGTCTGATTCCGTCGACCAGTGGTAAAATTTTGATTAACGGTGAAGATACCAGCAATCTTGATACCACCACCCTGCGCCGCAATATCGGTTATGTGATTCAGCAAATTGGTCTGTTTCCCAATATGACCATCGAAGAGAATATTACCGTGGTGCCGCGCATGCTCGGCTGGGATAAAAAGCGTTGTCAGCAGCGGGCCACCGACCTGATGAGCATGGTGGCGCTCGACCCGAAGAAGTTCCTGCATCGCTATCCAAAAGAGATGTCCGGTGGCCAGCAGCAGCGCATTGGCGTGATTCGCGCACTGGCGGCCGATCCGCCGGTGCTGCTGATGGATGAGCCTTTCGGAGCCGTCGACCCGATAAACCGTGAAGTGATTCAGAATGAGTTTCTTGAAATGCAGCGCCAGCTGAAGAAAACCGTGATGCTGGTCAGTCACGATATTGATGAGGCATTGAAACTGGGTGACCGCATCGCGGTGTTTGGCCAGGGCAAAATCGTACAGTGCGCCAGCCCGGACGAATTGCTGGCAAAACCCGCCAATGAATTTGTCGGTTCCTTTGTTGGTCAGGACCGCACGCTGAAGCGCCTGTTGCTGGTGCAGGCCGGTGATGTCACCGATCAGCAGCCGACCATTACCGCGCAGAAATCGACGCCGCTGTCACAGGCTTTCGGCACCATGGATGACAATGATATGCGTTCGATTACCGTGGTGGACGACGACGGTAAACCGTTGGGATTTGTTAAACGCCGTGAAGCGCGTGGTGCCACCGGGGTATGTGCAGATATGTTACATCAGTTTAGTGTCACCGGGCGGGCAGAAGAGAATCTGCGCGTGGTGTTATCTAAGTTGTATGAACATAACTCGGTATGGATGCCGATCGTTGACGAAGATGGACGCTATAGCGGTGAGATTTCGCAAGATTATATTGCCGACTATCTCAGTTCCGGCCGTACGCGTCGGGCGCTGAATCAGGGATAA
- the mlc gene encoding sugar metabolism global transcriptional regulator Mlc produces the protein MIADSQPGHIDQIKQTNAGVVYRLIDQFGPISRIELSRLAQLAPASITKIVREMLEAHLVQETEFQDIGSRGRPAIGLILDTAAWHYLSVRISEGEITLALRDLSSALVTEEQRPLPSEASEPLLERIIGEIDQFFIRHQRKLERLTAIAITLPGIINTQSGIVHRMPFYPVIDMPLGPALEQRTGLPIYIQHDICAWTMAESLFGASRGARDVIHVVIDHNVGAGVITGGRLLHNGSSTLVEIGHTQLDPYGKQCYCGNHGCLETVASISSILTLAEQRMQASPSSLLHNQPLTIEWLCDAARQGDQLAKDLITGVGNSVGRIVAVMVNLFNPQKILIGSPLNRASEILYPVITACIRQQSLPAYSAQIDVEPTQFVNLGTMPGAALVKDALYNGSLLLKLLQG, from the coding sequence GTGATAGCGGATAGTCAGCCCGGTCATATCGATCAAATTAAGCAAACTAATGCTGGCGTAGTGTATCGCCTGATAGATCAATTTGGCCCGATTTCGCGCATCGAACTCTCGAGGCTGGCACAGCTGGCACCGGCCAGCATTACCAAAATTGTGCGTGAAATGCTGGAAGCACATCTGGTACAGGAAACCGAGTTTCAGGATATCGGCAGCCGGGGTCGTCCGGCAATCGGGCTGATTCTCGATACCGCTGCCTGGCACTACCTTTCTGTACGCATCAGCGAGGGTGAGATCACTTTGGCACTGCGTGATTTAAGCAGTGCGCTCGTGACTGAAGAACAACGTCCGTTGCCGTCAGAAGCCAGTGAACCACTGTTAGAGCGTATCATCGGCGAAATAGACCAGTTTTTCATTCGTCACCAGCGCAAGCTTGAGCGCTTAACTGCTATTGCCATTACGCTGCCAGGAATTATCAATACCCAGTCCGGCATTGTGCACCGTATGCCGTTTTATCCGGTAATCGATATGCCGCTGGGGCCAGCGCTGGAACAACGCACCGGCTTGCCGATTTATATTCAGCATGATATTTGTGCCTGGACGATGGCAGAGTCGCTGTTTGGTGCTTCCCGTGGTGCCCGTGATGTAATCCATGTCGTGATTGACCATAATGTGGGTGCCGGAGTGATTACCGGTGGCCGCCTGTTGCACAATGGCAGCAGTACACTGGTTGAGATTGGGCATACTCAGCTCGATCCTTATGGTAAACAGTGCTATTGCGGCAACCATGGCTGCCTGGAAACCGTGGCCAGCATCAGCAGCATCCTGACGCTGGCGGAACAGCGAATGCAGGCTTCTCCCAGTTCGCTGCTGCATAATCAGCCATTAACCATCGAATGGCTGTGCGACGCCGCACGACAGGGCGATCAGCTGGCAAAAGATTTAATTACCGGCGTCGGCAACAGCGTAGGCCGCATTGTTGCAGTGATGGTCAATCTGTTTAATCCGCAAAAAATTTTAATCGGCTCACCGTTAAATCGCGCCTCTGAGATTCTCTATCCGGTCATTACCGCCTGTATTCGCCAACAATCACTGCCTGCGTACAGCGCACAAATTGATGTTGAACCCACGCAGTTCGTTAATCTCGGCACCATGCCGGGCGCGGCGCTGGTAAAAGATGCGCTTTACAATGGCTCATTACTGCTGAAACTTTTACAGGGCTAA
- the osmW gene encoding osmoprotectant ABC transporter permease OsmW, translating to MDTLHYIFNNWEHLLDLTLQHLWLVGLAVGLAIIIGVPLGILIVRFKWLATPILGLATLILTIPSIALFGLMIPLFSMIGQGIGALPAITAVFLYSLLPIVRNTHTALENIPPGLREAGRGIGMTFWQRLRWVEIPMALPVIFGGIRTAVVMNVGVMAIAAVIGAGGLGLLLLDGISGSDIRMLISGALMICLLAIILDWLLHRLQLALTPKGIR from the coding sequence ATGGATACCCTTCACTATATTTTCAACAACTGGGAACACCTGCTTGACCTGACGTTACAGCATCTGTGGCTGGTGGGGCTGGCCGTCGGACTGGCGATTATCATTGGCGTACCGCTTGGAATTCTGATTGTACGCTTTAAATGGCTGGCGACGCCGATTTTAGGCCTGGCGACGCTGATCCTGACGATCCCTTCAATCGCGCTGTTTGGCCTGATGATTCCGCTTTTTTCAATGATCGGTCAGGGTATTGGTGCTTTACCGGCGATTACTGCAGTATTCCTATACTCGCTGTTGCCGATAGTCCGTAACACTCATACCGCACTGGAGAATATTCCACCGGGTTTACGCGAAGCCGGTCGTGGCATTGGCATGACCTTCTGGCAGCGACTGCGCTGGGTGGAAATCCCGATGGCGTTGCCGGTTATTTTTGGTGGTATTCGTACCGCTGTAGTGATGAATGTTGGGGTAATGGCCATCGCCGCTGTAATTGGCGCGGGCGGGCTTGGCCTGCTGCTGCTGGATGGCATCAGCGGCAGTGATATTCGGATGTTAATTTCAGGCGCATTAATGATATGCCTGTTGGCTATTATTCTTGACTGGCTGCTCCACAGACTGCAGCTGGCGCTGACTCCTAAGGGGATTCGATAA
- a CDS encoding fimbria/pilus outer membrane usher protein, which translates to MMRAYRAMVAGLLTVVFISPLNIAYAQDFDITQLRALGYGEDIAQFFSTGTRFLPGKQWVSLSVNGQRAQPQEVEFTADGELCLDRVMASRLTLKSEWFPAQGCVSLVQHIPLSTVTLLPAQGGVQITVPQSAFTSQAEGFRYGGNGLMMNYDIYHYSTRGGRSAATDASQLSVEYGANFSNWVLRSVDDFTHNSRYGSETRHQQAWLARGVPLLAAVFQAGELLTQTQRFSGLPINGVQLVSDSALTSALNNNNTPIIGSANDNATVEIWQNGRMLYRTRVASGPFALNNVSGLSPLSEVEVLVREESGSEKRFITRVDPLASGRLSVAPEYALAIGSWRNQPGMNSENHAAPLLTGAWGQGIGQRSRVDSSLLMAEAAQGSALRLSHKPLPALNLDTEVALSRTTVKSDNQQSHIQQGQLYSLAGSYQFAPWLNFTASGNWQSAGFFSPYTALVSQPYSQSEDSLGYYLASQLSSEDFGSLSTWYSASRGNGISNTYGVSWRKNIARATLNLSWQHSESQYWSADQPKGSGLVDRDRIMLNTTIPFGKAQSIGFSASRDSQTGSQSSIVYDHRVDDRFAYSLSRSNSRNTSNSRAYLRGKTDFARYNLSYQQQDEGRKNVTLGTKGSLALAKGQWLAHSQSIDDTWGVLLVPELAGVKVSGAGSGRTSNSGSVLLPSLSPWQESEIRLDTQNIPFDVQVGSVREKVRPARGSMLSLEIPTKINRALLLTVRDQNQQFIAYGSSVLNMSGQLTGIISDRGGLLLTDVNEKQALQIKLVNGGRCQLDYALPARWHPGREYEQGEARCLL; encoded by the coding sequence ATGATGAGAGCTTATCGGGCTATGGTGGCCGGTCTGTTAACCGTTGTGTTCATTTCACCGCTTAATATCGCTTATGCGCAAGATTTTGATATCACACAGCTACGGGCGCTCGGCTATGGTGAGGATATTGCGCAGTTCTTTTCGACCGGCACGCGCTTTTTACCGGGTAAGCAGTGGGTCTCACTGTCGGTAAACGGCCAGCGAGCGCAACCCCAGGAAGTTGAATTTACCGCTGACGGTGAGCTGTGTCTGGATCGGGTGATGGCCAGCAGGCTAACGCTTAAGTCGGAATGGTTCCCGGCGCAGGGCTGCGTCAGCCTCGTTCAGCACATTCCTTTATCTACGGTCACGCTGCTACCGGCACAGGGCGGGGTACAAATAACCGTACCGCAGAGCGCGTTTACATCACAAGCGGAGGGCTTCCGCTATGGCGGTAATGGGCTAATGATGAACTACGATATTTATCATTATTCCACCCGTGGTGGTCGTTCAGCCGCCACCGATGCCAGCCAGCTGAGCGTCGAATACGGCGCTAACTTTTCCAACTGGGTACTGCGCAGCGTTGATGATTTCACCCATAACAGTCGCTATGGCAGTGAGACACGGCATCAACAAGCCTGGCTGGCACGTGGGGTACCGCTGTTAGCGGCTGTTTTTCAGGCGGGTGAACTGCTTACCCAGACGCAGCGTTTTTCTGGATTGCCAATTAATGGCGTGCAGCTGGTGAGTGACAGCGCGTTGACCAGCGCGCTGAATAACAATAATACCCCGATCATTGGCAGTGCCAACGATAATGCCACCGTTGAGATCTGGCAAAATGGCAGAATGCTCTACCGCACCCGGGTAGCGTCGGGACCATTCGCACTGAATAACGTATCGGGCCTGTCACCGCTGTCAGAGGTTGAGGTGCTGGTGCGTGAAGAGAGTGGCAGTGAAAAACGGTTTATCACCCGAGTGGATCCGCTGGCGAGTGGCCGTCTCTCGGTCGCACCTGAATATGCACTGGCCATTGGCAGCTGGCGTAACCAGCCCGGGATGAACAGTGAAAATCATGCTGCGCCGTTATTAACCGGTGCCTGGGGGCAGGGCATCGGGCAGCGCAGCCGTGTCGACAGCTCATTGCTAATGGCTGAAGCGGCACAGGGAAGCGCGCTGCGTTTAAGCCATAAGCCACTACCGGCATTGAATCTTGATACAGAAGTTGCACTGAGCCGTACTACCGTCAAAAGCGATAACCAGCAGAGCCATATCCAGCAGGGACAACTCTATAGCCTGGCGGGCAGTTATCAGTTTGCACCCTGGTTAAATTTCACTGCCAGTGGCAACTGGCAATCGGCGGGTTTTTTCTCTCCTTATACGGCTTTAGTCAGTCAGCCCTATAGCCAGAGTGAAGACAGCCTCGGCTATTACCTTGCCAGTCAGCTTTCCAGTGAGGATTTTGGCTCGTTAAGCACCTGGTACTCGGCCAGCCGGGGCAATGGTATCAGTAATACTTACGGCGTCAGCTGGCGAAAAAATATTGCCCGTGCCACGTTAAATCTGAGCTGGCAACACTCTGAAAGTCAATACTGGTCTGCCGACCAGCCAAAAGGCTCTGGCCTGGTTGATCGCGACAGAATCATGCTTAACACCACCATTCCCTTTGGCAAAGCGCAGTCAATCGGCTTCAGCGCCAGTCGGGATAGTCAGACCGGTAGTCAGTCTTCGATAGTGTACGACCATCGCGTCGATGATCGGTTCGCTTACAGCCTCAGTCGCAGCAACTCCCGCAATACCAGCAATTCACGCGCGTATCTGAGGGGGAAAACTGATTTTGCACGCTACAACCTCAGCTATCAGCAGCAGGATGAGGGGCGTAAAAATGTCACTCTCGGCACCAAGGGATCGCTGGCGCTGGCGAAGGGGCAATGGCTGGCGCACTCTCAATCAATTGACGATACCTGGGGAGTGTTACTGGTGCCGGAACTGGCCGGAGTGAAAGTGAGTGGGGCCGGAAGCGGGCGTACCAGTAACAGTGGAAGCGTGCTGTTACCCTCGCTTTCGCCGTGGCAGGAGTCTGAAATCAGGCTGGATACGCAGAATATTCCTTTCGATGTTCAGGTTGGCAGCGTCAGGGAAAAAGTGCGCCCGGCTCGTGGATCGATGTTAAGTCTGGAAATCCCGACCAAAATTAATCGCGCACTGTTACTCACCGTACGCGATCAAAACCAGCAATTTATAGCTTATGGATCATCGGTGTTAAATATGAGCGGACAGCTAACGGGCATCATCAGCGATCGGGGAGGCCTGCTGCTGACCGATGTTAATGAGAAACAAGCCTTGCAGATCAAACTGGTTAACGGTGGGCGTTGCCAGCTTGATTACGCTTTGCCTGCACGCTGGCACCCCGGGCGCGAATATGAACAAGGCGAAGCACGATGCCTGCTCTGA